One part of the Pseudopipra pipra isolate bDixPip1 chromosome 3, bDixPip1.hap1, whole genome shotgun sequence genome encodes these proteins:
- the B3GNT2 gene encoding N-acetyllactosaminide beta-1,3-N-acetylglucosaminyltransferase 2 codes for MSVGRRRLKLLGILMMVNIFIYVIVEVSKSGSQEKNAKGRVVIPRSTFWRKYTPHKAYWNKQQQKLELLYNPILALLSNMTVEENLSSNLSALSSCDPDPWVSSEVSDFANLPDRFKDFLLYLRCRNYSLVMDQPNKCKHKPFLLLAIKSLIPHFDRRQAIRESWGKEIESGDVIVKRVFLLGQTPPEDHFPDLSHMLKFESETHQDILLWNYRDTFFNLTLKEVLFLKWVSSSCTNVQFIFKGDDDVFVNTHQILDYLKSLSKEKAKDLFIGDVIKDAGPHREKKLKYYIPESVYEGSYPPYAGGGGFLYSGDLALRLNNASDQVLLYPIDDVYTGMCLQKLGLAPEKHKGFKTFDIEEKYRNNICSYTNLMLVHSRKPQEMIKIWTHLQDPHLNC; via the coding sequence ATGAGTGTTGGACGCAGAAGATTAAAGCTGCTGGGAATTCTGATGATggtgaacatttttatttatgtgaTTGTGGAAGTCTCAAAAAGTGGCAGCCAAGAGAAGAATGCAAAGGGCCGTGTTGTTATACCACGTAGCACATTCTGGAGAAAATATACCCCTCACAAAGCTTACTGgaacaaacagcagcagaagcttGAACTCCTGTACAACCCTATTCTGGCCTTGCTTTCCAATATGACTGTGGAAGAGAATTTGAGTTCTAACTTGAGCGCTCTCAGTTCCTGTGACCCTGACCCGTGGGTGTCTTCAGAGGTTAGTGACTTTGCAAACCTGCCAGACAGATTCAAAGACTTTCTACTTTATTTGAGATGTAGAAATTATTCATTAGTAATGGATCAGCCAAACAAGTGCAAACATAAACCTTTTCTGCTGCTGGCTATTAAGTCACTTATACCCCATTTTGATAGAAGGCAAGCAATTAGGGAATCCTGGGGCAAGGAAATTGAATCAGGGGATGTGATAGTCAAAAGGGTCTTCTTACTTGGACAGACCCCACCAGAGGATCATTTTCCCGATCTTTCACACATGCTGAAATTCGAGAGTGAAACCCACCAAGACATTCTCCTCTGGAACTACAGAGATACTTTCTTCAACCTGACTCTGAAAGAGGTGCTGTTTCTGAAGTGGGTCAGCAGCAGTTGCACGAACGTCCAGTTTATTTTTAAGGGTGATGATGATGTTTTTGTGAATACCCATCAGATCCTGGATTACTTGAAGAGCTTATCaaaggaaaaagccaaagactTATTTATAGGCGACGTGATCAAAGATGCTGGAcctcacagagagaaaaaattgaAGTACTACATCCCAGAGAGTGTTTATGAAGGTTCTTACCCTCCGTATGCGGGAGGTGGCGGGTTTCTGTACTCTGGTGATCTGGCATTAAGACTGAATAATGCATCTGACCAGGTACTCCTTTACCCTATTGATGATGTTTATACTGGAATGTGCCTTCAGAAGCTTGGGCTTGCTCCGGAAAAACACAAAGGCTTCAAAACGTTTGACATCGaggagaaatacagaaataacatATGTTCCTACACAAACTTAATGTTAGTACATAGTAGAAAACCTCAAGAGATGATTAAGATCTGGACACACTTGCAAGATCCACACTTAAATTGTTAA